The nucleotide window TGACCGCCGACGGACCCGCCGCCGACCACACCATCGCGTTCGCGCGCGGCACCGACGACGGCCCGTCGGTGGTCGTACTCACCGCGCGGTTCACCCACAGCCTCGACGACGAGGCCGCGACCGCCACGTCGATCACGCTGCCCGCGGGATCGCGGTGGCGTGACGAACGATCGGGGGCCGTGTACGAAGGGGCGGTCGACCTGGGCGCCGCGCGGGGCGAGCACCCGGTCGCGATCCTCGTGCGGGACTGACGCGGGTCAGCCGGCCGGAGCGGGAGCCGGCTGTGGTGCCGGCTGCAGTGCCGGCGACGGCTGCGGTGCCGGTGCGCCCCCGGCGCCCGGGAGCGATTGCGACGGATCGATCTGGCCGCTGGGGCTTCCCGGCGGGCCGTCGACCTTCGACACCAGCCACTTGCCGTCTTCCTTGCTGAGGTCCAGGCGGAACACCATCAGGCTCGTGCCGCCGCTCGGCAGCTTGACGCTGCGGCCCGTCACCTCGGCCATCACCACCGTCTTGGCGGTGTCGGCATCGACGGTCTCCACGGCGACCACACTGATCGTCGAGGACACCTCGATGTTCAGGGATTCGACGTTCGCCTCGGTGTCGGCACGCTCCTGCTCGAGGCGGGTGCGCAGTTCCCCGGTCGACAGCGGCCCCAGCAGTTCCTTCGAGTTGCCCGCGTTGTCGGCGTTGAGGGTGGTGACCAGCTTGGTGACGAAGTCGGCCGAGGCCACCTTCGAATCGGCGAAGGCATCGGCCTCCCGCTGGAGGTCGTACGCGCGCCAGCCCAGGAACGCGACGAGCGCGACCAGCGCGAGAGCCACGACGGCGGCGAGGACCTTCTTGATCCCGCGGCCGGTGACCGTGAAGGAGATCTCCCGACGCCCCGCGTCGTCTTTCGGGGACGCGGCCGGAGACTCGCCCTTCTCGGTCGAGGCGTCGTCGGCCGCGGCGGGCTTCGAGACGGGTGTCGAGGAACCGGTCCGGCGGGCGGACTTCCCACGCGGTGCCGGCGACGCGCCGGTACTGCTCGCGTCCGCCGCGTCCGTCTCGTCCGTCGCCGTGTCGTCGTCCGTCACCGCGTCGGTGGGGCCGGATGCGACGGCGGAGGTGTCGGGGGACGCGGTGTCCGCCTCGCTCTCGGTCGTCGGGTTCACGTCAGGGTCATTCCGGTCAGTCATCTACAGGTCACGCAACTTGTCTGTCGTCGTCGAGTGGCCGTCAGTCGTCGAGCGGCCCATCACTTGTCGAGCGGAACGGTACGGGCGTTCGGGTCGTAGCCCGGCGGCGGTCCCGCGGTGTCATCACCGGGCGGCCGCGGCGCGTTGGCCGAGCCGCGGATCTGCTGGCGCGGATCCTCGGTCACACAGTACAGATTGGTCGGGATGGTCAGCTCGAGGATCTGCGTCGGCCGGCGGGGTGTGACCGGGTAGTTGCAGCTCGGGCGCGGGTACACCGATCCGAACGCCCACCATGCACCGTCGTGGAACATGGTGAGGCTCTTGACGCTGGCATCGCGGATGGCGGGGAACAGCGTCGCGAGAGCCGGCGCACGGAGTGCACCCTGCTCGGCGATGTCGACGAACTGCTTGGTCACGTCGGTGATCGGATCGGTCAGCTGGTTGATGGACCCGGCCAGGCTCGTGAACTGCGACGGGCCCCGGTCGAGGAGTTCACGGAGTTCCTGATCGGACGCGGCTGCCGCGTTGACCAGAGTGCTCAGACCGGCCACCGTCGTGCCGAGGTCGGGCTGGATCTGCGCGGTCGTCTTGAAGATGGTGCCCGCGTTCTGGATGAACTTGGTGGTCTCCGGCAGCGCCGTGTACAGCTTCGCGAAGATGGTGCCACCCGAGTCGAAGATCACCGACAGGTCGTTGGTGCCGTCCTCGTTGTACAGCGCGATCTTCAGATTGTCCACGGCGGAACGGAGTTTCGCGGGATCGATCTGATTGATCAGTTCCAGCGAGGACTCGAGCAGCTGCGAGAACGGCACGGTCACCTCGGTCTGGTCGGCCCGGATGACGTCGCCGTCCTTCAGGTAGGGGCCGTCCGAGGTCGCCGGCTGGAAGTCGACGTACTGCTCCCCCGCTGCCGACAGACCCAGCGCCGCCACCGTGCTGTCGCGGTTGATCTTGTACCGGTCGTCGACCGTGACCACGACCTTGACCGAATCCGGTTGCACCCCAACGGTGTCCACGTCGCCGACGCGCGCACCGCGCAGCGTGACGCCCGAGGTCTCCTGCAGGCCACCGGAGATGGGGAACTCGATCGTGAGCGAGTACTTGTCGGCGAACGGCTGCCACCGCAGGACACCGAGAGCGAGGTAGCCGAGTCCGACGACCATCACCAGCACCAGGGCGATGTTGCCGACGAGTACCGAATTCCTGCGCAGGACACCGAACACGCCGCTCATCCGCAACACCCCCTTGTCCCGGTGATCCGCGCCAGCAGGCGGGTCAGTGTCTGCTGCAACGCCGCCGAACCCTCGTCGACGTCCTGGATCTCGGGCAACCTGCTCGCCGAGTCGAATCCGACGCCCGGGCTGAGCCAGTAAACCTT belongs to Gordonia sp. KTR9 and includes:
- a CDS encoding MlaD family protein, giving the protein MSGVFGVLRRNSVLVGNIALVLVMVVGLGYLALGVLRWQPFADKYSLTIEFPISGGLQETSGVTLRGARVGDVDTVGVQPDSVKVVVTVDDRYKINRDSTVAALGLSAAGEQYVDFQPATSDGPYLKDGDVIRADQTEVTVPFSQLLESSLELINQIDPAKLRSAVDNLKIALYNEDGTNDLSVIFDSGGTIFAKLYTALPETTKFIQNAGTIFKTTAQIQPDLGTTVAGLSTLVNAAAASDQELRELLDRGPSQFTSLAGSINQLTDPITDVTKQFVDIAEQGALRAPALATLFPAIRDASVKSLTMFHDGAWWAFGSVYPRPSCNYPVTPRRPTQILELTIPTNLYCVTEDPRQQIRGSANAPRPPGDDTAGPPPGYDPNARTVPLDK